In Nocardioides sp. zg-1228, a single window of DNA contains:
- a CDS encoding ABC transporter substrate-binding protein, translated as MPHHRPPPSPRRATRPGPLLRRPWAAPVLAVVVAVLLSACYAVQPRGETPERKDVSSVPAEGVSLADGGDLVMGLSADPDVLDPTTSSSLYTRYVMSSICEKLYDIDAQGRIVPQLATELPELDDGGRTVRIPLRQGVTFADGTPFDAEAVQRTLERHLEKEDSARAAEMGPVESVVAVDDSTVELRYATPFAPVTASLADRAGMILSPRALDDLGDDFGTSPVCVGPFRFVERVPATSIVVERDPEYYAADEVHLDTITYRIMTDANIRAANLQSGDVHVIDTVSPTTIETLEREPGIGLLQTGSLGYQGITFNLGNTDGVGTPPGTIDTPVASDPRVRAAFELSLDREALVNSVFDNWFEPACSPISPDTVYATEASNECPPFDPERARDLLDEAGVDTPVELTMKVSNTPDTLRLAQAIQGSVSAGGFDIELEPVEYTTLLDDQTGGDFEILQLGWSGRIDPHGNMFSFLSTGQANNYSGFSDERVDALLERAAGEVDTGRRADLYGQVVTLVHEVDPIVYLYRQRNLTGYSEDVAGVSTYGDGVVRLSRAAFVTDGGS; from the coding sequence ATGCCGCACCACCGTCCACCCCCCTCTCCGCGACGGGCCACCCGCCCCGGACCGCTCCTGCGCCGGCCCTGGGCCGCGCCCGTCCTGGCCGTCGTCGTCGCGGTGCTGCTGTCCGCGTGCTACGCCGTGCAGCCGCGCGGCGAGACGCCCGAGCGCAAGGACGTGTCGAGCGTCCCGGCCGAGGGCGTGTCGCTGGCCGACGGCGGCGACCTGGTGATGGGCCTCTCGGCCGATCCCGACGTGCTCGACCCGACCACGTCCTCGTCGCTCTACACGCGCTACGTGATGAGCTCGATCTGCGAGAAGCTCTACGACATCGACGCCCAGGGGCGCATCGTGCCCCAGCTCGCCACCGAGCTCCCCGAGCTCGACGACGGCGGCCGCACCGTGCGGATCCCGCTGCGGCAGGGCGTCACCTTCGCCGACGGGACGCCGTTCGACGCCGAGGCGGTGCAGCGCACCCTCGAGCGCCACCTCGAGAAGGAGGACTCGGCGCGCGCGGCCGAGATGGGGCCGGTCGAGAGCGTCGTCGCCGTCGACGACAGCACCGTCGAGCTGAGGTACGCGACGCCGTTCGCGCCCGTCACCGCGTCGCTGGCCGACCGAGCGGGCATGATCTTGAGCCCGCGCGCCCTCGACGACCTCGGTGACGACTTCGGCACCTCGCCGGTGTGCGTGGGTCCGTTCCGGTTCGTCGAGCGGGTGCCGGCGACGTCGATCGTGGTGGAGCGCGACCCGGAGTACTACGCAGCCGACGAGGTGCACCTCGACACGATCACCTACCGCATCATGACCGACGCCAACATCCGCGCCGCCAACCTGCAGTCCGGCGACGTGCACGTGATCGACACCGTCTCGCCGACCACGATCGAGACCCTCGAGCGCGAGCCGGGCATCGGGCTGCTGCAGACCGGCTCGCTGGGCTACCAGGGCATCACGTTCAACCTCGGCAACACCGACGGCGTCGGCACGCCCCCGGGCACGATCGACACCCCGGTCGCCAGCGATCCCCGGGTGCGCGCGGCGTTCGAGCTCTCGCTCGACCGGGAGGCCTTGGTCAACTCGGTGTTCGACAACTGGTTCGAGCCGGCCTGCTCGCCGATCTCGCCGGACACGGTCTATGCCACCGAGGCCAGCAACGAGTGCCCGCCCTTCGACCCCGAGCGGGCCCGCGACCTGCTCGACGAGGCCGGCGTCGACACCCCGGTCGAGCTCACCATGAAGGTCTCCAACACCCCCGACACGCTCCGACTGGCGCAGGCGATCCAGGGCAGCGTCTCGGCCGGCGGGTTCGACATCGAGCTCGAGCCGGTCGAGTACACGACGCTGCTCGACGACCAGACCGGCGGCGACTTCGAGATCCTGCAGCTCGGCTGGTCGGGCCGCATCGACCCGCACGGCAACATGTTCTCCTTCCTCTCCACCGGCCAGGCCAACAACTACTCCGGATTCAGCGACGAGCGCGTCGATGCGCTCCTCGAGCGGGCGGCCGGGGAGGTCGACACCGGCCGGCGCGCCGACCTCTACGGGCAGGTGGTCACCCTCGTGCACGAGGTCGACCCGATCGTCTACCTCTACCGCCAGCGCAACCTCACCGGCTACTCCGAGGACGTCGCCGGCGTCAGCACGTACGGCGACGGGGTGGTGCGGCTGAGCCGCGCGGCGTTCGTCACGGACGGGGGCTCGTGA
- a CDS encoding ABC transporter permease: MVRYLLGRLAQAVVTMFLASVVVFWGVRALPGDPALAAAGEEADPATLAAVRAELGLDDSLLVQYGTFVKNLLQGDLGTSIATGIPVTDLLGTTLPVTLWLSLYAVVVAVVVGVGAGVAAAVHRGRWPEWLANGFTLVGLSVPSFWLGILAILYLAVGLRWFPASGYVPVSEEPLRGLYCLTLPALVLGTALAAVIMRQTRSSMLDTLSADYVRTARAKGMPGRSVLTRFALRNSLIVVVTIIGLQLGGLVSGAVVTERIFGLPGFGKLTLDSVFTRDYPVIQAVVLVTTFAYIVINLAIDVLYSVIDPRIRVAGGAR; encoded by the coding sequence ATGGTGCGCTACCTGCTCGGGCGCCTGGCACAGGCGGTCGTCACCATGTTCCTCGCCTCCGTCGTGGTGTTCTGGGGCGTACGGGCGCTGCCGGGGGATCCCGCCCTGGCCGCCGCGGGGGAGGAGGCCGACCCGGCCACGCTGGCGGCGGTGCGCGCCGAGCTCGGCCTCGACGACTCGCTGCTCGTGCAGTACGGCACGTTCGTGAAGAACCTGCTGCAGGGCGACCTCGGCACCTCGATCGCCACGGGCATCCCGGTCACCGACCTCCTCGGCACGACGCTGCCGGTCACGCTGTGGCTCAGCCTCTACGCCGTCGTGGTGGCCGTCGTGGTGGGGGTCGGCGCCGGGGTCGCGGCCGCGGTGCACCGGGGTCGCTGGCCGGAGTGGCTGGCCAACGGCTTCACCCTCGTGGGCCTGTCGGTGCCGAGCTTCTGGCTCGGCATCCTGGCGATCCTCTACCTGGCGGTGGGGCTGCGCTGGTTCCCGGCGTCCGGCTACGTGCCGGTCAGCGAGGAGCCGCTGCGGGGTCTCTACTGCCTGACGCTGCCGGCGCTCGTGCTCGGCACCGCGCTGGCCGCCGTCATCATGCGCCAGACCCGCTCGTCGATGCTCGACACGCTCTCCGCCGACTACGTACGCACGGCGCGCGCCAAGGGGATGCCCGGGCGCAGCGTGCTGACCCGGTTCGCCCTGCGCAACTCGCTCATCGTCGTCGTCACCATCATCGGCCTGCAGCTCGGCGGGCTGGTGTCCGGAGCCGTGGTGACCGAGCGGATCTTCGGGCTGCCGGGCTTCGGCAAGCTCACCCTCGACAGCGTCTTCACCCGCGACTACCCGGTGATCCAGGCGGTCGTGCTGGTCACCACGTTCGCCTACATCGTCATCAACCTGGCGATCGACGTCCTCTACTCGGTCATCGATCCCCGGATCCGCGTGGCAGGAGGGGCCCGATGA